One part of the Prochlorococcus marinus str. MIT 9313 genome encodes these proteins:
- a CDS encoding decaprenyl-phosphate phosphoribosyltransferase: protein MNLALSPTLAACRPRQWPKNLLVFAAPLFAFRFEIEIWQRALAALVAFCLISSAIYLLNDCLDVEVDRVHPSKRYRSIASGLVTVPAALATALMLTVVSLSFAAVITPKLAGVVLLYGLIQVGYCLKLKHQPLLDLFAIASGFLLRAIAGAVAAGLPLSPWFLLTVGLLALFLAIEKRKAELRVTKNAGVTTRTVLKRYSLPLLLRLESLVATSSFMSYSLWAAGPALKGASTSWMLLTVPFVLVGIFRYQLLSDPEEVERRGTLRPDLNGEKPEEILLNDRGIQFTLIGWVLTTLLIGLVNHAAA, encoded by the coding sequence ATGAATTTGGCTCTTTCCCCAACGCTGGCTGCATGTCGGCCCCGGCAATGGCCAAAGAATCTGTTGGTTTTCGCTGCTCCACTTTTTGCCTTCCGCTTCGAGATTGAGATTTGGCAGCGAGCACTTGCTGCACTTGTGGCTTTCTGCTTGATCTCTAGCGCGATCTATCTACTGAATGACTGTCTTGATGTCGAGGTCGATCGAGTTCACCCCAGCAAAAGATATAGATCCATCGCCTCTGGGCTGGTCACGGTGCCTGCAGCCCTAGCAACAGCATTGATGCTCACAGTAGTCAGCCTCAGTTTCGCAGCCGTAATTACTCCAAAGTTGGCAGGCGTGGTGCTGCTATACGGCCTCATTCAAGTCGGCTACTGCTTAAAGCTGAAGCACCAACCGTTACTTGATCTTTTCGCTATCGCATCGGGATTCTTATTGCGGGCCATCGCAGGTGCTGTTGCTGCTGGCCTACCCCTTTCCCCCTGGTTCCTGCTCACTGTGGGACTGCTAGCGCTTTTTCTAGCTATTGAAAAGCGCAAGGCCGAACTTCGCGTAACGAAGAACGCTGGGGTAACGACCCGCACAGTATTGAAGCGCTACTCATTACCTCTGCTGCTGCGGCTTGAAAGCTTGGTGGCAACCAGTTCCTTTATGTCTTATTCACTCTGGGCCGCCGGTCCAGCTCTGAAAGGAGCGTCAACCAGTTGGATGCTACTCACCGTACCCTTCGTACTAGTAGGGATTTTCCGCTATCAGTTGCTCAGTGATCCTGAAGAGGTCGAACGCCGTGGCACATTGAGACCAGATCTCAATGGCGAAAAGCCTGAGGAGATTCTGTTGAATGATCGCGGCATTCAGTTCACCTTGATCGGCTGGGTCTTGACTACTTTGCTGATCGGGTTAGTCAACCACGCAGCTGCATAA
- a CDS encoding flippase-like domain-containing protein — MAIAVFDVDGTLLQGDCLLMACRRSRGALGTVLAVLICMPWLIAWQLRLIKTGRCKEKVIAAFRICEAVNQAALNDRQDWLLPMLQRQLRDEAVQRLQWHQKRGDRVLLCSASPRLLLQPLADVLGVELLCTELAKVDGLWQPQLVSANCKGSEKVRCLEAHLGPLKHFTIEAYGDSRGDRELLQAAAIPHYRSFCTEPRPYPAFSLGALLPLIALTLLSYGLLGSWSQGDKLLPLFLRLWPQISVGLLLVLVSYTVRYGRWRLLLAALSLQPPIADDARIWMGSYAFTATPGKSGEAVRSWLLKQNCNIPAPPTLMALAVERLTDGTSVLLILLFNLPLLLRWKLPLVLLCTLGLIAVIGFWLLGWGRWLRSLFWSTANKLLPEKFVSASGDGLIALRQLLRARLLLTATMIGVVAWSLEGLSLWILIKGIGAGGINWNEATIAHTAAGLLGALSLLPGGLGSTEAGTIGLLNLQGVPLAVATPATLLIRLMTLWFATGLGVLCLLWQERRS; from the coding sequence ATGGCGATTGCAGTTTTTGATGTGGACGGCACCCTTTTGCAGGGTGATTGTCTACTGATGGCATGCCGACGATCGCGTGGCGCCTTGGGCACAGTCTTGGCAGTCCTGATCTGTATGCCTTGGCTGATTGCATGGCAACTACGGCTCATCAAAACTGGACGTTGCAAAGAGAAGGTAATTGCAGCCTTTCGTATCTGTGAGGCCGTTAATCAAGCCGCATTGAACGATCGCCAGGATTGGTTACTGCCAATGCTGCAGCGTCAACTACGTGATGAAGCTGTTCAGAGATTGCAATGGCATCAGAAGCGTGGTGATCGAGTATTGCTCTGCTCTGCTTCACCGCGCCTACTCTTACAACCACTAGCCGATGTTTTGGGCGTAGAACTGCTCTGCACTGAATTAGCAAAAGTAGACGGTTTATGGCAACCGCAATTGGTGAGTGCTAATTGCAAGGGCTCCGAGAAGGTGCGATGCCTGGAAGCCCATTTAGGGCCACTAAAACATTTCACAATTGAAGCCTATGGCGATAGTCGTGGCGATCGGGAACTACTACAAGCTGCCGCGATCCCCCACTACCGCAGCTTTTGTACTGAACCAAGGCCCTACCCTGCTTTCTCGCTGGGCGCTTTGTTGCCATTGATAGCTCTGACCCTGCTGAGCTATGGGCTGTTGGGGAGTTGGAGCCAGGGCGACAAGTTACTTCCGCTATTTCTGCGCCTTTGGCCACAGATATCAGTGGGGCTGCTGCTTGTACTGGTTAGCTATACGGTTCGCTACGGCAGGTGGAGGCTGTTACTGGCGGCTCTCTCTTTGCAACCACCAATAGCAGATGATGCCAGGATCTGGATGGGTTCCTATGCTTTTACGGCTACGCCAGGTAAAAGCGGAGAAGCTGTTCGTTCTTGGCTACTCAAGCAGAACTGCAATATCCCGGCACCCCCGACTCTGATGGCGTTGGCGGTAGAGCGCCTCACTGACGGTACTTCTGTACTGCTTATTTTGTTGTTCAATCTGCCCTTGCTGCTGCGTTGGAAACTTCCTTTGGTCTTGCTATGCACCTTGGGGCTAATTGCTGTGATCGGGTTCTGGCTGTTGGGCTGGGGACGCTGGTTGAGATCGTTGTTTTGGTCGACTGCTAACAAGTTGCTGCCTGAAAAGTTTGTCAGCGCAAGCGGAGATGGTCTGATTGCATTACGGCAATTGTTGCGAGCGCGACTCTTGCTAACGGCAACCATGATTGGGGTAGTGGCATGGTCATTAGAAGGCCTCAGCCTATGGATATTGATTAAAGGCATCGGCGCAGGCGGCATCAACTGGAATGAAGCAACAATTGCTCACACGGCCGCTGGCCTCCTTGGAGCTCTTTCCCTATTGCCAGGTGGACTTGGCAGCACCGAGGCAGGCACCATTGGTCTGTTGAATCTCCAAGGTGTACCTCTTGCCGTCGCCACTCCGGCCACTCTGCTAATCCGCTTGATGACTCTCTGGTTCGCTACCGGTCTGGGAGTGTTGTGCTTGCTATGGCAAGAGCGTAGAAGCTGA
- a CDS encoding lysylphosphatidylglycerol synthase transmembrane domain-containing protein, with protein sequence MSAADSEPSQGWKPAWSSFIALTLLAVALTAMLQRPASERQVLVASTHKLLLWLPVLYGIVVVSYAGRYWRWRLLLGRIGIGRLSWADLIGWFRGFALTATPAKLGELNRIRQLHRQLNYPRSPLVHVFVVERIADASAVAFLLMLLTPNQLLVHLSGLNWIVELLLAVGVLAVVFFSALRPLRCFLSNRLKSWHHHLPSGALGRAIWPAILISMALWANEALVLWLLVHLLSPTPITIPTAISIYLLSGVIGIASSLPGGVGVNEAVTVLLLSRLDIGPAVALPVAVLRRIITLWSIVALAAAIRIFWPYPAFSSSKFAKG encoded by the coding sequence ATGTCAGCTGCTGACTCTGAACCCAGTCAAGGCTGGAAACCAGCATGGAGCAGTTTCATTGCCCTGACACTCCTAGCTGTGGCTTTAACGGCGATGCTGCAGAGGCCAGCTTCTGAGCGCCAAGTACTTGTAGCGTCGACCCACAAGCTGCTGCTGTGGCTTCCAGTGCTCTACGGCATCGTGGTAGTCAGCTATGCAGGCCGTTATTGGCGCTGGAGGCTATTACTGGGCCGAATTGGAATCGGTCGACTGAGTTGGGCCGATCTGATCGGCTGGTTTCGTGGCTTTGCCCTCACGGCAACCCCCGCCAAGTTGGGCGAACTCAATCGGATTCGGCAGCTCCATAGGCAGCTGAACTACCCCCGCAGCCCCCTGGTGCACGTCTTTGTAGTTGAACGCATCGCTGATGCATCTGCCGTGGCTTTTCTGCTGATGCTGTTGACGCCGAATCAATTGCTGGTGCATCTTTCAGGCCTGAATTGGATCGTTGAACTACTGCTAGCTGTGGGGGTGTTGGCTGTTGTTTTCTTTTCCGCCTTACGCCCCCTGCGCTGCTTCTTATCCAATCGCCTAAAAAGCTGGCATCATCATCTACCCAGCGGCGCTCTGGGGCGCGCCATCTGGCCCGCCATATTGATTTCAATGGCGCTGTGGGCCAATGAGGCCTTAGTGCTTTGGTTACTGGTGCACTTGCTGAGCCCTACACCGATCACCATCCCAACAGCCATCAGCATTTATTTGCTGTCTGGTGTCATCGGCATAGCTTCATCATTACCTGGCGGGGTTGGAGTGAATGAGGCCGTCACAGTCTTGCTTTTAAGCAGACTGGACATTGGCCCTGCAGTCGCCCTGCCGGTTGCGGTGCTTAGGCGGATTATCACCCTTTGGTCAATCGTGGCTCTCGCTGCTGCGATTAGGATTTTCTGGCCTTATCCAGCCTTCTCATCTAGCAAGTTTGCGAAAGGATGA
- a CDS encoding SDR family NAD(P)-dependent oxidoreductase yields MNTMGQAARTPIRSSFVLGSTSEIAKAICHELARCGCRQFHLIARNQAGNEQLAEQLRNHYGAVVTQEQTDLLTDVALDGPGKPQVGNYDLYLITAGSLGDLELARNDATEALRITAANYSGLLPWLTAIATPERLSGPGRLWVFSSVAADLGRPSNYHYGAAKAALTAFCEGLQLRCQRKPFAVRTIKAGFMATSMTIGKAPKVLCVSPQSVARDLLRRPNRRGIEYLPWWWAQIMWFIRLLPAPFASRL; encoded by the coding sequence ATGAACACTATGGGTCAAGCAGCGAGAACTCCGATTCGCAGCTCCTTTGTGCTCGGAAGTACCAGTGAAATAGCCAAGGCAATTTGCCATGAGTTGGCTCGATGTGGCTGTCGTCAGTTCCATTTGATTGCCCGCAACCAGGCTGGGAACGAACAACTGGCCGAACAACTGAGAAATCACTATGGCGCAGTCGTCACCCAGGAGCAGACCGATCTTTTGACTGATGTAGCCCTTGATGGTCCTGGCAAGCCGCAGGTGGGCAACTATGACTTGTATTTGATCACTGCGGGTTCTCTTGGTGATCTCGAACTAGCGCGCAACGATGCCACTGAGGCCTTGCGAATCACAGCTGCAAACTACAGCGGTCTACTGCCATGGTTAACTGCAATTGCTACTCCTGAGCGGCTTTCTGGCCCGGGGCGGTTGTGGGTGTTCAGTTCAGTTGCAGCTGATCTTGGCAGACCCTCCAACTATCACTACGGAGCAGCCAAAGCTGCTCTTACTGCGTTCTGCGAGGGTCTACAACTGCGCTGCCAAAGGAAGCCTTTTGCAGTGCGCACCATCAAGGCTGGCTTTATGGCCACATCGATGACGATTGGCAAGGCACCAAAAGTTCTGTGCGTCAGTCCACAATCGGTGGCGCGTGATCTACTGAGACGCCCCAACCGTAGAGGTATCGAATACCTCCCCTGGTGGTGGGCACAGATCATGTGGTTCATTCGCTTGTTGCCTGCGCCCTTTGCTTCAAGGCTGTGA
- a CDS encoding FAD-binding oxidoreductase, with amino-acid sequence MTLPLSSQTQILSGWGRTMPVQAKVVQPASVQQVQELVRQASPASLIARGLGRSYGDAAQLDGASAVEMGAFDQINLDLVKGSVTAGAGVSLNQLLRVIVPAGFFLPVTPGTRNVTIGGAIAADVHGKNHHVDGSFGNHLQRLLLVDGRGELRELTPSGKSSVDEIEQFWATVGGMGLTGIIVEATFSLIPISSSLISVNTARYHNLDELMAAMVASDSNYRYSVAWIDSLNAKGRGVLSCGDHAMAEQLPTSQQADPLVYDPKPLASAPTFLPVGLLNKLTVRAFNEAWFRKAPKQRLGELQTIGAYFHPLDGVQDWNRIYGPAGFLQYQFVVPDNASHLVLYTLEALRKIGTSSFLTVLKRFGPSNPGHLSFPMQGWTLAVDLPAAVPGLFEVLDHLDEHIAAENGRLYLAKDSRQSATILRRTYPRLEEWQQAREKLDPSKVFSSDMAIRTGL; translated from the coding sequence GTGACCTTGCCCCTCTCTTCGCAAACACAAATCCTCAGCGGTTGGGGCCGCACAATGCCAGTGCAGGCAAAGGTTGTGCAGCCAGCCAGCGTCCAACAAGTCCAGGAGCTAGTGCGTCAGGCAAGCCCGGCCTCACTGATCGCGAGAGGGCTAGGCCGCTCATACGGTGATGCGGCCCAACTGGATGGTGCCTCTGCGGTTGAGATGGGAGCCTTTGATCAAATCAACCTTGATCTTGTCAAAGGCTCTGTGACAGCCGGCGCAGGGGTAAGTCTGAATCAGTTGCTGCGGGTAATCGTGCCGGCAGGCTTTTTTTTGCCCGTCACCCCTGGCACTCGTAACGTCACCATTGGCGGTGCCATTGCAGCAGATGTGCACGGCAAAAACCATCACGTTGATGGCAGCTTTGGCAATCATCTCCAACGGCTGTTGCTTGTTGATGGCAGAGGCGAGCTGCGTGAGCTCACCCCCAGCGGGAAAAGCAGCGTGGATGAAATCGAACAGTTCTGGGCAACGGTGGGTGGGATGGGTCTCACCGGCATCATCGTGGAAGCCACCTTTTCACTCATCCCAATCAGCAGCTCTTTGATCAGCGTCAATACCGCTCGATATCACAATCTCGATGAGCTGATGGCTGCGATGGTGGCGTCTGATAGCAATTACCGTTACAGCGTCGCCTGGATCGACAGCCTCAATGCAAAGGGCCGCGGAGTTCTCAGCTGCGGTGACCATGCCATGGCCGAACAACTACCCACCAGCCAACAGGCGGATCCACTTGTTTACGACCCAAAGCCCTTGGCCTCAGCACCGACTTTTCTCCCTGTAGGGCTACTCAACAAGCTCACCGTACGAGCCTTTAACGAAGCCTGGTTTCGCAAGGCACCCAAGCAGCGGCTAGGTGAATTGCAGACAATCGGAGCCTATTTCCACCCTCTTGATGGTGTGCAGGACTGGAATCGTATCTATGGCCCGGCCGGTTTTTTGCAGTATCAATTCGTTGTGCCAGACAACGCCTCACACTTAGTGCTCTACACGCTAGAAGCCTTGCGAAAAATTGGCACTTCGAGCTTTTTGACTGTGCTCAAGCGTTTTGGTCCTAGTAACCCAGGCCACTTGTCGTTTCCAATGCAGGGATGGACACTTGCAGTGGATCTTCCTGCAGCGGTACCGGGATTATTTGAGGTACTTGACCATCTAGATGAACACATAGCTGCTGAGAATGGCAGACTTTACCTAGCGAAAGATTCGCGCCAATCAGCCACAATCCTTCGCCGAACTTATCCACGACTGGAGGAGTGGCAGCAAGCAAGAGAAAAACTTGACCCCAGCAAAGTCTTCTCTTCAGACATGGCTATTAGGACTGGACTTTAG